tttcaacATATTATTAGTTAGTGATTTTGAAGTTTAGGAAACAactgaaaactataaaaaatttaataatcatTTTCAGTTGCGTATTAATGATCAATCAAAAAAATTTGAGATTGTTAATGACTCGCTGGTGTCAattgaatttgaaaattttcaattttttaattatatatgactAATTCTGCATGCTAGCCAATACAAATCATCAATTTAACAGttggtttttaatatttaaaatattatatactaaattGAGACTGCGATTTTTATTTGATGTCAATTAGCAAACGTTTTAttgtattacatatataattggTGTTATAGAAGAAGAACTCTTGAATTCAGAAAATGTTGATATacttatattaataataagaaTCCAAATAAATGTTTAAGGAtgtaacttttaattttaacattatttCTTTAAGAGTTGCgttaatataaaagaaattgtCAAAATGTAgaagtatatttattttcatcttaTAACAATGTTTCTTTCCATCTtacattaattttaaactagatctcgacccgtGCAACCGtgcgggtttttgttttcatttatttttatacaaacattttgttttcaattctaaattcgtatatattataatatatatgtgtctatcaatttttaaaacataataagtttacggtatatttttcggattatatatataccgtaaacataataagtttacggtatatttcacatatatttgtatcttcttatatatatatatatattattttttcggattattattttattattaaaatcgtaactatatatataaagattagtaaaatattgttttattgtcatatctaaagatattgtaacatttcataaatttagaaagtttttaaaaaattaaacttttagcttcatagatttatattatcgagtaaataatttaacatttagtttttgtttaatttctaaaataaactatatagtttaaaaaaaattttcattggtttaaggtagtaaagattaatcattgttagataatatgatttttgttttttttttaaaatctttatacttttaaaagttaacatcgacaaatatttaaataattaatagaatgagatataatattacaacattaaattatatctatttaatttatactatctataaatcgaatggatcatctattgtttaaatctaattattgttagtccaataaaaatttctggtaggcctgaaatttaaataataagattagagattaaatgtaatatgactTTACAGAAATATGtctattaggtccattttttaaaaaaaaaatcacacatgaatcaaggttttgacttctgttttaatatataagataaattgTTAAAATGTCAAAAATGTAACTTTTCATTCTAACATTCTGTCTTTTCATCTTAAGAGTATattggtttaaaataaaattttaaaatgtattgtatGCTTTTCATCTTAACAATATGTCCTTTAGTCATGAAAATTgcattgatttaaaatttttcaaaacgtttaAAGATGTCTCCTTTCAAGCATTTCAtgggttaaaaaaaattgtcaaatgTATAGATATGTAGTTTTTCATCATAAGAATTGGATTGGCTAAAACATTCTTTTATGCATGAGTGGATTGTGAGAGATTAAAGTGAATCTTTGTAACCATATAAGTAATCACATCAATTGCTTGGTGAACAGTTGCAACTGATTGAATTAAGCATTCCAACTGTTGGTGATTGTAATTTTTAGCGATAAATCATAGCAATTTTTGGTATAAATCATTGCAGTTGTTGGTGAGTGTAGTGTGTAGTGATAAATTGTTGCAATTTGTTATCCATTGAAACCTTTAGCTAcgcattgcaattgttggtagAAGTTCAATTCTTTGGAGTTTTGGAAAGGACAAAGCAGATTTGGTTAGATTCTGACCTGTGAGTGGGAATCTACATCATTGGGGATGATGTTTATGTGGAGATGAAATATAGGGGAGGAGGTTATGGTTGAAATTTACGTCATTGATGTTTCTGTGGAATCTATACCAATAAGCCCCACGAAATGTTGACGTTTTAAGGTTGCGTAACAAATTATTTATCGTCCATAATTAAATAGGTAATCAATCAGTGCATGGTATAATATCTTCTTTAAGTGACGTACCAATATGATCCACTAGTCATTGTCAAAGGTTAAATCTTTCAGTTATTAGTGGCTAGTTTACACATTCTCCAAACTAACTTTATCATctataagagcatctccaatggtgttcccaccattggagtccttaagtatattatactattttttttttttaagagttAAGGATTCTAATGAAATTTGTATGTCCAATAATGTTACCAGGAATGGAatccttaagaataaaaaattaataaattttaaaacatgggaaaataagataattattttaatatttatttattacatgattaaacatataaaattacaataattattaattttcatccccaaatttgttccaaatattctcaattaaatCATTCTTCAATTGGTGATGTATTTCCGGCTCGCGAATCTGAACCTGAGTGGCACGCATTTCATTGATGCTTGGAGGGATGTCAGTACCATGAGACTTATGCACCCGTGAACTGCTGgctacatcttcttcttcaaattcagaTGGATCGTACTGAGTGTCgtatccatctcgttcattttcgactatcatattgtgcagtatgatacatgctctcattgTCTTCCCTATCTGTTGCTGGTCCCATGAAAGAGCTGGGTTTTTCACAATCGCAAATCAAGCTTGTAAaactccaaaagcccgctccACATCTTTCCGGGTTGATTCTTGAAGTTTAGCAAATAACtctgctttaggaccttgaggtagtgagatagattggataaatgttgaccagtTTGGATAAATACCGTCCGTGAGGTAGTACGCCAAATTATACATGTGTCCGTTGACCACGTACTCTACCCTCGGAGCCCGACCTTgaataatgtcatcaaaaacaggagacCGATCGAGGACATTAATATCGTAAGGTACCTGGTAGACCGAAGaaagcgtgccatatccaaagatcttgtgaagctacTGCCTCTAACACAATTGACGGTTTTGTTGATCCCCGGGTGTACTGTCCTTTCCAAGCCGTTGGGCAATTTTTCCACctccaatgcatacagtcgatgcttcctaCCATCCCCGGAAACCCGCGTATCTCTCCAATATGGAGTAGTCGCTGAAGATCCTCTTCTGTCGgtcttcgtagatactcattACCAAATAACTGAATTATTCCTTCATTAAAATGCTTTAAACACGAAATTGCCGTGCTTTCACCAACTCTGAGATATTCATCAACCGCGTCAGCTGCAGAACCATAAGCAAGGAGACGAATGGCGGCTgtacatttttgtagtggtGAAAGACCAAACCTCCCCATTGCATCTCTTCTTCGTTGAAAGAATGGAACGTGTTCTGAGAGGCGATGGACAATACGCAAGAATAATTCTTTGTTCATACGAAAACGGCGTCTGAATAAATACGGCGGAAATTTCGCATCTTCACTGAAGTAATCATTCCATAATCGGTTGTGTCCGATTTCGCGGTCTCGTTCTATATAAGCGCGTTTCTTCGGCTTAGAGGGTTGGGCTTCCAAAATGTTGATGTAGGTTTCATCTATGATATCGTCGATAATTTCGTCCAATCTTTCTTCAACTTCATCGGATGACAATGATGACATTTTTTTAGTATCtcctgaaaaaaaattatggtatGTTTAactgaaagaaagaaataaaaattaaaattttagtagaaacaaaacatgatatttttttataatcctTACTTTGATTCCTTTGAATTTTGCATATTGCTTCAtagataattaaaaattcaaactAAACATGTTTAACAAACGTTGATGATTTGTATTCGATTTAATGGAAAGTAAGTATAGATCAAAATAAAATGTTGATGATCCAAGAAGTTTAAAGAGATGATTTTACCTTCTCACCTTTCTACCTGTGATATTTTGCTTGAACCAAGAAGTTTAAAGAGATTGAAAGAGTTAATAGAGAAGAGTTTGTTtgattaaaagagaagcattcaGAATTTGATAGACATTACAAGTACTATAAGTAGGGAAAGAGATCAAAGTTGCATACAAGAAATAAACTAAAACGATAAAACAGCTGCACTTATAGAAGTGAAACTTGACACCCGTGACTTCCTCCACACCCGTGACAAACTTCAAACTCCCGTGAATGCGATAAAGACCAACAGACTCTGACTACTCCAGACAGACACTCCCGTGACTTCTACACCTGCTACAACAAATAAGACAAGCGTTAGTAAACAACAAACATCAAATAAGTACTTGTAACATCTAACTACTCGACATGTTACTACCTACACTCATAACATATTAGACATAAGTTTCAGCTGAAGAGCTTTTTCCATCTCAGTAAGAGGGTCTTTTTTGGCGAGTAGACGGTCAAGCAACTTCTGCTTAGAGAGTTTATCTTTCATTTCCATTATGGCTTGTATTTGGGACAAGGACTCTTCTGcaacactcttcttcttcttcgtagcAGCTTTAGCTGCCTTGACCCCCACGGGTCTAaccacttcttcttctctaacAACCTCCACCCCTTTGCGCTTTTCCTTCCCACTCCCCTTAGCCAAATAGGTAGAGGACCATTTCTGGTCATGCCTCAACTCTCTCCAGGCATGTTACATGCTAAACTTGACCGAGTACTGATTGGAGAAGTTATCCAAAGCAGCTATCATGACATCATCATCGTTTTGCCCACTACTCTGCTCCCTCAGTGCTGTGTCATAGCAGCCTACGAACTTGCACACTTGCTCGTTAATCCGAGCCCACCTCTGCTTGCATTGACCAAGCTCTCTAGGCACTGTTCCCACCAGTTGAG
The sequence above is drawn from the Brassica napus cultivar Da-Ae chromosome A8, Da-Ae, whole genome shotgun sequence genome and encodes:
- the LOC125576901 gene encoding uncharacterized protein LOC125576901; translation: MSSLSSDEVEERLDEIIDDIIDETYINILEAQPSKPKKRAYIERDREIGHNRLWNDYFSEDAKFPPYLFRRRFRMNKELFLRIVHRLSEHVPFFQRRRDAMGRFGLSPLQKCTAAIRLLAYGSAADAVDEYLRVGESTAISCLKHFNEGIIQLFGNEYLRRPTEEDLQRLLHIGEIRGFPGMVGSIDCMHWRWKNCPTAWKGQYTRGSTKPSIVLEAVASQDLWIWHAFFGLPGRAPRVEYVVNGHMYNLAYYLTDGPKAELFAKLQESTRKDVERAFGVLQA
- the LOC106418829 gene encoding glutathione S-transferase T2-like, translating into MAANNTSYVNLLFSQSQSPVDLDSPEPFWFGTQGPDASPTVESAVDSPVRKERRPWSTKEDKILIGAWLNTSKDAVVSNEQKAARFWSRIVDYYNKSPQLVGTVPRELGQCKQRWARINEQVCKFVGCYDTALREQSSGQNDDDVMIAALDNFSNQYSGSGKEKRKGVEVVREEEVVRPVGVKAAKAATKKKKSVAEESLSQIQAIMEMKDKLSKQKLLDRLLAKKDPLTEMEKALQLKLMSNML